Below is a window of Nomascus leucogenys isolate Asia unplaced genomic scaffold, Asia_NLE_v1 Super-Scaffold_285, whole genome shotgun sequence DNA.
CAGGTTTGGTGTTTTGACAAAAACAATGACTAGTTGGGGTTCACATGTCTGCAGGAGGGTCTGTCTCCTGAGTTAAACAGCAAGTTGAGGTGCAGTCAATCTGACACATTTATTAAAGAGCTCCCATCAAGTAAGAGCTCAAACTAAAAAACTCTTAGAcaaggctaggcgcggtggcttgcgtctgtaatcccagcactttgggaggccaaggtgagtggatcacttgaggtcaggagttcaagtccaacctggccaacatggtgaaaccccatctctaccacaaatacaacaaattagccaggcgtggtggcgagcacctgtaatcccagttacttaggaggatgaggcaggagaatcgcttgaacccaggaggtggaggttgtagtgagctgagatcgtgccactgcattccagcttgtgcaacaaagtgagactccatctcaaaaaacaaaaaaacctctgagACAAAAACATAGACTGGCATGAgcagtgggcagaggccagacatctgtctctttttttttttttttttgagactgagtcttgctcttgttgcccacgctggagtgcaatagcatgatcttggctcactgcaacctctgcctcccgggttcaagcgattctcctgcctcagcctccctagtagctggaattacaggtgcccaccaccatgcctggctaatttttgtatttttagtagagatggagttttgccatgttggccaggctggtctcgaactcctgacctcatgatccgcccatctcggcctcccaaagtgctgggattacaggtatgagccacagcgcctgccAGGAGTGGTGAATTTATATTTGGGAAAGATCACTCTGGGTGCTGAAGGATGTGTTGGAGATGGAAGCAAGATGCAGAGGGCTGAATGCTAGCAGGCTCCATTTATATGGCTTTCTGGAAGGGGCAGAACTAGGACAGAAAGGAGGTTTCAGGTTGGGTAGGAGGGAGCATGGCTGATAGTAGGGGGCACAGGGACTTGCTGGGGGAGATGGGGCCGTTCTGTGTCTTGGTGGTGGGGCTGGATGCATTAACTGTGTGCGTGCTGGGGCCGACTGTCCCACCAGCTAGTCCAGGACTAGCGGAGGACAAGCATGCTGTCGGACTCATCTCTGAATCCCAGGCCCTGTTTGTTACCTCTCTAGACTTAGACTGTCAGAAAATCTCTCTGGGATGATGGTCTCTTGTCCATTCACTTACTTAATTAGCAATGACTGGGCGCCCACTGTGTGTCAAGCTGCATGGTGGGCACTGGAGACTCTCAGATAACCACGACCACTCCTGCCCTTGAGGAACATCCAGGCAAGCTGAGACATGGCCTCGATCCATTTGACACTTTCACCAAGGCCTCCACAGGTGCCCACCTCTCCGGGTCTCCCGCCTTTTTTTTccagacggggtctcactctgtcacccaggcggagtgcagtggcacaatctcagttcactgcagccttgacatcccaggctcaagggacaagggatcctcccacctcaacctcctgagtagctgggactacaggtgcacaccaccatgcctggctcatttttttattttttgtagggacagggtcttgccatgttgcccaggctggtctcaaactcctggactcaagcaattctcctaccttggcctcccaaagtgctgggattacaggcatgagccaccacgtccagctctGGTTCCCTTCTTGATTCAGCCAGCCAGAACTCATAGGTATAtcaaaaaataatctttattgtCACTAGTATAAAACAGAGCAGATCAACTGGCTTCTCAGTCTGTACAAAGTGTGGGGCGTGAAACCGCCTGGGCTGCCCCCACTTCTCCCATAATGCCCTGCCCTAGAACAGCACCTCCGGAGCTAGGAGAAGGAGAGGGGGCCACCCTAGGCCTTCCCTTGAGGAGAGGGGTCAGGAGTGGACTGTAGTGCGGGCTGTTTTCTATCTGAGGGAGGCAAAgaagcagaggagaaaactgGAGTGGCAGGACCCTCTCGCTCCTCATCCCGTCCCCCGCTGCCCGCCCCAGAGTCCACTGGACGGGTAGAGGGGCGGCGGGCAGCCTGAAGGGGGGCCGAGGCATGAGCCAGTCCGTGGCCTGGTCAGAGGGCCACCCGCGTGCAGCAATGGCGCAGCAAGCACGGCAGGATGCCGCGGTTCAGCTGGTGGAACTCCACGAGCTGCAGCAGGTCAGTGAAGCGGGTCTGGCCATCATCCATGCTGAAGTACAGGCGGCCCTCCTCCTCGCTCTGGGGTACAGTAGAGGGGGTGGAAGGTCAGGGAGGGACCCAAGGCTTGGGAAGCTCCCTCCTGGGCCAGGGCCCCAcccatttccttttattcttttcttttttctttttcttttattttcctttttttttttttttttttgagacagttttctcactgtgtcatccaggctggggtgtggtggtgccaccatagctcactgcagccttgaccctctgggcccaagcaatgctcccacctcagcctcctgagtagctgggactacaggtgtgcaccaccgtgcctggctcatttttaaattatttgtagagatggggtctccctgtgttgcccaggctggtctcgaactcctgggctcaaaccattctcccaccttggccatcccaagtgctgggattacaggtgtgagccaccgcactcagcctccCACTTCTTGTGCGGGGAAAAGGGAGACACACTGGGGGCCAGGGAGCCTCTGGAGCGGCCTGGTGAGGAGGACAGATTGCTGAGAGTCCTGTGTCTCATTGCAGGACTCCGGGGACGCAGGGAAGCTCACCGGCAGGATGAGATAATGCTTCACTTTCTGCAGGTGGCACAGAGAGAGGACAAAGCCCTGGGGGTTCCGCTGACTCTCCCGGACCAGGAACAGGCTGCCAGAAGACAGGAGATGGGGCAGCATTACCCAAGAACCCATGGCTGCCACCTGGACCCCGGTCTCTCTTATCCCTGGGTCTGTTGCCCGGCCCTGCCCCTTACCCGTCTACCAAGCCCTGCTGTCCAATAAGCCGCTGGCTCTCCTCACGGGAAATGCGCCCGTGGAACCAGAGTTGGGTGCGGTGGATGGCTGCGGTGGGGAAGGATATGGGCGGTCACTTTGGGGAGGGGACCCCTATACCATCTACTCCCCGCTGGGAATGCAAAGAGAAGTCGAGGCAGCCCCCGCCCCAGGACTTGGGGCTGTCACCCACCTGCACTGAGGCTCGTGCCGGAGGCCGGTGTGGGCAGGCTGAGGCGGTGGTTTGTCTTCTTCTGTGGAGCAGTGGGAGATACGGGAGAGTCGGGGCATGCTTAGGGGCATTACCCAGCACCTCAGGAAGGTAGAGCACTTCTCCCCAGCCGGgggcctccccccaccccctcttcctccctcctatTTCAGGGATCCCACCCAGAGAGTGGGTCCccagcacaaacacacacacaggcagcagGCCTCACcctccaggcctgggcctccTCCAGGGCCACACTCAGAGCCTCCCGGGGGTTCTCGATGACACGCCCAGCATGGCCAGAGAAGTCCATGGCCACCAGGGTATTATCTGAGACACTTCTCTGGAgatggaaggagaggggagaggtcagaACAGGGCCCAGATACCCGTAAGACAGGGTCTGCGTGTCCACCCTCCCATCCCCTTGTGCACACTCACCAAGGGTGGGGAGCCCAAACAAGATGGATGCAGATGGCGAGACTGTGCCTGCTGGTAATTCTTGTACAGCTGCACTCCgtactgggggtggggagagaaagagggctTGAGGTCGACAGGTCCTGGGGGCGTGGCTGTGACCCCCCCCTCAGACCAGGGCTTGCCCAGACCAGGGCTGTGTTTCTGCCTTTGATGGGCGCTTCCTATAACTTCAGGCTTGGACTGGGGGTTATCAGAGAGCAAGGCCGTGATGCCCTCCTCATTCCTGCGACTTCCTGAAGGCAGAGCTGGGGATCCCTCTGGCCAGGCCAGTCCCCCATGCCACTCCCAGGGTCTCACCTTGAAGAGGCGGAAGGCAGCCAGCCAGCAGGTGCGGCTCTGCTCGTCTTCACTGCAGAAGATCCGAAGCCCCTTGTGGCCATTTCGAAGCTTGTTGGGCTGCAGAGAGAAGAAATTGACTGGTCCCGTATCTGCGTTTAGGACCACATGTCTGTCCCTGCTCCAGCAGGCCGGGGTGCAGGGAGAGGAGTCTAGGCGTCTGAATTGGGGCTCAGAAGCCCCGGGCAGGATCCAGGGGCCTGAGCAGTTCCTGCTTCCCCAAGCCAGGGGCCAGGCCTGGCCAGGTCTTCACCTTGACACAGAAACCGAAGTCGGTGGGCATCCCGTAGAGCTTGCGGCCCTGCGTCACCACGTACACGTTGGACTCGTTCACATCTGCCACGTACTGCAGGTGCCTCGGATCCTAAGCAGCACGAGAGAGCAGGACTTGGTACAGGTGGACCCTGCCCACTATTACCTCCCCCTACAAGCCAGGTGGGGAGATTTCAGGACCAGAGAGGGGCAGGGGagtgcccagggtcacacagcaaataGAAGTAGAGCCAGGACTTAAACGAAGGTCATCTTTTCTCCTGCTACCTCCCTGGGCAGGTGAGCTAGGCAAGGATGTAGGGAGAGATGGTAAACTGGAGGTGGCTGGCCTGGGGGGCCCAGGGGGAGAAGGGCTCAGGGGTTCCAGCAGAGAAGGGGCAACTTCTAAAAGGACCAGGGActggaggggctggggctggcacCCTCAAGACCTCACCTTAGAGGTGCCCTTGGTGGAGTAATAGAGGCCAGATCGGCGCAAGAAGCAGAAAAAGCGTTTCCAAAGCTTCCGTCCTGAACCCCGCAGCTGCAGAAAGCCCTGGATCTCAGGAAAGCTGCCAGCATTCAGGAAGTTCTGAGCCagaggagagcagaggagagTGAGAGGTCTgacctcctcccttcccctctaccaccaagatgtttttctttttctttttgagacagggtctcatgctagtgcagtggcacgatcacagctcactgcaacctcgacctcccgagctcaagtgatcctcccacctcagcctcccaagcacctgggaccacaggctcatgccaccattcctggcttttttttttttttttttttttttggagagatgaggtctcgttatgttgctcgggctggtctcaaacttctaggcttaAGTaatcccccgcctcagcctcccaaagtgctgggattacaggcatgagccaccgtgcccggcccccctCAGGTTTTTACAAGAAAATGCTCCACATGCATTTCTCGCCCCCATTTAACAGAAGAAACTGATGCACAGGCAGGGAAAGTGACTGTCCCCAGTCACACAGGACTGTGATTTGGCTCTTTCTACCACATAGAGGGGAGGCACAGGACTTAAGGGCGGAGAAGCACTGGCCAGTGCTGGGGAGTCGTGAATATGCAGTGAAATGGGGGGTCCCCCCACCTGGATGAGGTCTTCATGGGATATACCAGTGTGTGCATCGAGACAGCTGGAGACCATTTTTTCTGGGAACAGGGAGTGCTGTGGGTAGACAAGTGTCAGGGGTCAGGGCTCCAGCATCCAGGTTGAGGATCAGGGCATCCCAGCACCCAGACAGCCCTCATGCACTCACTGGGGAGCTCTTGAACAGTTCGTACTTGGCGAAGTTTTTCCGGAAGATGAAGCGGCTATCTCCGCCCACGGGCCAGGCAGCCTGCACTTCCACTACGGACTCGTGGTCCTCCAAACCCCGCTCTGGGGTCAAGGGCAAAAAGCAGGGGTTATTGGAGATCAACCAGATCTCCTGGATGAGCCACATGCCTAGCCCAAGATGCAAGGCATCACCTCCCAGCCCGGGTAGTTCCATGCACCTGACTTACCCAGTGCTAGGTGGGGGTGGCACTCCACCAGCCCCCAGGTCTCGTCGCTCAGGGCGTGAGCTCGCTGCACCAGCATTTCACACACATGGCGAGCTGTGGCACCTGCCGCCACCTCCACAGACCTGCAGGCCCCATCCTCACTGTACACCTTTACTACCTGCGCCCCAGGAATTGCACACGACTTGAGGGGAGGCAAAGGGTGATTCCTTCCCTTTCCGCACCTGCTAGACCCTCAGGGACTCCTAACCAAGATCCCCTGCCTCCATGGAAGCAGCTGTGTATCTCccacagacccagaacccctcccttcccttcccttctgagGGACAACTCACATGGGGGCGGCTGGCATCGCGGGGGAGCAGCCCCCTTGCACTGGAGGGGCCCCCGAGAATGGGGCTCTGTGAGGGAGGACTGCAGAGCTCAGGGAAGGGGTTGGGGatagaggggagggaggtggcaCGCCGCTCCTCCTCTCGAAGTTTCCTGTGGcaagaagaaaaagggagagaggtgTGGGGAAGGGAGCAGTGGCCTGCAAGCCTCTGCGTATTATCCAGCACTGACCTCCCCCAAGCCCCATGCCCCATCATACCTGCCGGTGGTTGGGATGAGGAGAGGCTGGGACCTCTTTACCTCCTCAGGCAGAGGGGTATCAGGGGGCTGGGGAGTCCCAGGAGGGGTCCCAGGGGCTGGGCAAAGGTCTTCCGGAGAGCTGCCAAGATGAGGTGGAGACAGATCCAGCTCCATGGCGTCTGAGGGAGAGCGGGGCTTAATGGAACCAGTTGTGTGCCCTTGTCCTGGGGAGAGGGGATGAGAGAATTCAGACCTCCCGACCTCACACGGCAGTTAGGGTGCTCCTCAGAGTTTACCTAGCACCTCACTGCTCTAACTGGAGTTTCCCTGAAGCCCTTGGGGAAGGATAGAATGAGCCTCATTTTACAAAAGGGGACACCGAGTCTCTGAGAAGGCAGCATTCTCGCCCTCAGTCACAGGTGAGTCGGGAGTAGAACCTGTGTTTAGACTCcaagtccagtgctctttctgtttttttcttcttctttttttttttttttttgcaatggcgtcatctccgctcactgcaaccttcacctcctgggttcaagtgattcttgtgccttaacctccagagtaactgggattacaggcgcatgccaccacgcccggctaatttttgtatttttactagagatagggtttcatcatgttggccaggctggtctcgaactcctgatccacccgccttggcctcccaaagtgctgggattgcaggcgtgagccaccacgcccggctccaGTGCTCTTTCTTTAGCACAAAGTTGCTCACAGGAAGAGCTAAGGGTCCACCCACCACAAGCCTGGTGGTCACAACAGATTTCACCACCCCACAGACTCTCAGGCTCAGCCCTCAGGGCCAGGGCAAAGGCCCACTCCTTTGCTTCCATGTGTGGGGCACTCACTGCGCTGGGCTCTGCCCCCGGGTTTTTCCAGCACTTTGTTGCCAGACCCAGTTGCCAGAGCCTGTTCGTACTTGGCGAAGTTTGGCCTGCCCAAGTGATGAGTGATGCagaggggagaaggaggtggggaaggatgggagcCAGAAAGGCAGGAGAGCCGGCTCCGCTGCAGTGCAAGGGGGAGAgcgggcctggggtgggggtccTGGCCCCAGCAGCTGCCAAACCTTACGTACCCTCCccaggccatcctcctgcccaGCTCTTTCCTGAAGCCCCAATGCTAGAgccacctcctctgagaagccttcctggCTTTCCACATTCAGACTGAACCACTCCCTCTCAGCACTGCGCAGGGGCCGCATCATCCGTTACCGTGCACCTGTCCTATCCACCCATTTGTCCGAGGGCACCTGGTACCCCCAGGCAAGGTCAATCTCACTCATGTCTTATCACTTATAGGGGCTGCACAGACACTCAGGACAAGTAAAGACAGGATGGCGGGCAAAGACGAGCActagaggtggaggtggggctggcCCCTCCTCCACAGGAACCCAGCAGACCCCTTTGGCCGGGCTGAGACCTGGGAgaacctgcaatcccagcccccagcctcttCTCCAAACACAGCCAGTACTATGAGGCCACCTGGGGCACCTGGGATTGATCCCTCAGGAGGGAGCAGGCACCTGACCCTTCAGTGAGGGCATCAGGGGATTTGGGGGACAGGTGAGTCAGCGTGGGCGGGACAACACTGCCTAGGGCTCTCCATTCAACCTTGACTCATCCACACAACTTCCTGGCTTAGGAGAAACAAAAACAGCCCTGCCTCTaccctcccccaactccccaaCCCAGTGGTAGCCAGAGCGGAATGGGGGAGGCACGGGGCTGGGAACAGGATGGGGGAGGAGGATGTGGGGCCTGAGGCTTCTCTGACgtcacctcctcctccccaccctcagccTAGCTCCAGGCCAGGTGAGACCTGCGATCTGCTCTCACCCCTAGTCCCAAACCACTGCCTCGCCAGGGAGTCCCTCACCTTGGAAGGAGAGAGGCAATGCCCGGCCTGGATTCAGAGGCCTACATGAAGAGAAGCCAGCATCCCAGCGGTGCCCCTCCCCACCCAAAGCATCGCTCAGAGCCCCTGCCCTGTGTGGATGAAGTTCCTCCTGACACATTCTCCTGGGTGTCCCGGCCAGAGGGGTACCACAGGAGCAGGAGTGGAAAGGGAAAACACTCAAGAAGACGGACAGGATGAAAGGCCAGGGAGGGGGCTCAGGGTCCTGCCAAGAGGGGCAAGACACACCCACCACCCGCTAGCAACAGACACCAGCACCTCAATACCAGAACCCAATCCCCCATTCCCACCCCAGTCTAACCTCCAAACAGCCCCAGTCTCCAAACAGCCCCAGTGACTTCATTTCAGGCTGCAGGGGGCCACGCCTGCCTAGAAATCACAGACCAAcagtgggtggggagaggagcagagaatTCGGGAGGGCAGTGCTTGGAAGGGGTTAGAAGTGGATTCGAATCACATTAGAGCCTGGCCTCAGAGATCAGAGAGGGCCAGCCCAAGGCTGGGGTTTGCCTTCAGAGCCCCCCAACTGTGCCCTTAAGCCCCTTCTAAGGCTGGAGGGGGGTCCAGACCAATGGGgtgagcagggaggaggaaggggtccTGGCTGTGGGCCTGGCAGCTTAGAGATCTGGAGTTTTCAAACTGAAGCACCGGGAAAGCTTCGGTTGGAAACACCGACCCCCAAAATCAGTTTGTCCCCTCAACGAGGTAACTCCAGCCGTGGCTTCCCAGCTGCCTCCTCCCCCAGTAGCTCCAGCCCCACTCGCGTTCCCGTCCTCCCAACCTCCTTGTTTACTTCCTGAATCACGCCCCACCTGACTGGCCCTAAGGGCGGGTGGCGGGGCCCAGTGTTCAGGGCCAACAGAAAACAACTCTGCTTCCCAGAGCAGGGGGAAGGGCTTGCGGGACTGAGGCCTGGGCCAGGGGCCTGGACGTGGCGGGAGAGCCCCCGTCCGCCCAGTACTCCACACCCCGCCCCCACGGGAGAGGCTTATAACCTTTTAGGGTGCAGGGCCCAGGTGAGAAGGTGAGAAACCCCTGGATGACTCCTAGTATAAGGGAGGACCCAGGACTCTGAGGCCCCGCCCACTCTCTCACTCAGGAAAAATACCCAATGGGAGAAGGCGGGGCAGCTCTTTTAAAGTTTAATTCGGGAAGAATGCTGGAGTGTCTGTGCGGTTAATCATTACAGGCTGCCCGCCTCCATGAGGTCCCCCCACCCCGCATACAGCAGGATATCAGGAAAGGGGAGAGCAGAGTCCAAGACCGGCGGACCAAAAGAGGGCATTCCTGGGGGGCAGTGCGGCTAGTTGGGGGGGGCGTTCCGCCTTGCCAGCAGGTGCATTCTGTCCTCAATCTGCCAGGGAGACCCAAACCGGGAACCTGGGTCTCTCCCTAGCCTCATCAAGCAGAATAAACCATCTGCTACCCCCTACCCCACTCTCCCCAGGCCCCACCGCACTGCAGAGCCCCTCATACACCCCTCCAGCCTTCCTGACCATTTCGTGCTGAAGCCAGGAGGGACCCCGGCTCACCCGGCCTCCACTTTCCCATCGGAGGGCCAGAGGCGGTGTTGCTGAGAAGGGCATACAATCTGGAGAGATGGAGCCTCAACAATTTAGAGGATCCCTCTCCTTCACTGCCCTCCAAAGTGGAGGGGGCCCTCCCCACATCTCCCCGCAGCCCGCGGAGACGTCTGTCTTAGAGACTTGGGGAAACCCAAACTGGAGTAAACTGGGCGAGCCAGGGAGTGAGGGCGGCTCTCCCCGGATGTGCGGGGAGGGGCTAGTTTCAGCGGGAAAGCCAAGTCGGAGGAGAGAATCAGGTCTTCCTTCCCATTCTCAGCTTCTGGCTGCAGGGAGGTGTACAGGGAGGGAACAAGGAGGGCTGGAAACCAGGATGGGGACGAAaagagggtgggtggggaggagggggcggggtgggagatgggcagaaaagagaaaagtgggAGGCCGAGCAACCCATCAGGAGACCCAGCCTTTCCCTGCCGGCCTCCAGACCGGCCGTGCCTGCCCCCAAAGGATGAATGCTCGCTTGGGTTCTTACCTGAACCCCGACGTCAGGACACCCGGCTGGGACCACGTCTTCAGGGAGGGAGACGCCAGGCCCTTAACTACCTGTCCCCCTCCAGCCCCCGCCCCTGGCCTGACATCACCGAGCGGGGGAGGGGGAGAGCCAGGTGGCTCcaatccgcccacctgggccgcTGGCCAGTTCAGCCGGAGACGGGCACAGCCTGGGGCCCTGGTGCAGCTGGGGGTTGCCTGGCAGGCTGTCGTCTGAGACCGATCTCGGTCCCCTTACCTGGAGGAGCCCCAGCAGGAGTAGCAGGACACCCGTTCCGAAGTCTGGCTCCGTCTAGGAATCCCCAGATTCTTGGATTTTATTTCAGATCCACTCCCGCTTCTCTACAGGTGGTAGGAGGGTGTCCCGACTTCGGACAGAGAAGTCAGGGGCGGGGGGAGCCCTGTGTGTCCAGATTCCAGGCCCAAGGAAACTAAAATTATCTTGGGCAGATGGGGGCGGGTCCAGGGGAGGCGCCTGGGAGGAGGAAACCTGGGAGGAGGGCGGAGACTCCCTGACACTATGCCAACTGGGATTGTTTTTGCCCTTCCTAGCCTGGCAGCAGGTGCCAAGGGAGGAGGCAGGTGCCTGGGGAGAGGCGGGGAAGACAGCCGAACAGACAGTACCAAGAGCGAAGATCAAGAGTCCCGACCacctgggagggaggggggagggtctGGGGGTTGCAAGGTAAGGGAAACCACCCCGTCCACTCTTTCCCACTTTCCCAACACCCTCCCTGAACCTGGTCTGTTCATTGGCCAAGCCTGGGGGCCTGTCTCAGCTCTGGATCCCACCCCATGGGGCAAAGAGCACCCCGCCAAGGAGGGATGCCAGCCAGGGGGGTGTTCAGCAATATGGCCTGCCCCTCAATCGGCAGTCACCCATACCGTGGTGGCTGCGCCCTGGCCCCTCAGAGGTACCCAGGGTAAGCCCCCactcccccgccccccaccttCTGAGCAAAGTCCAGAGTCTTGGCTTCCCCTTTAAAATCGAGGGGGTTAGGTAGGGTGGCAAAGTGGGAGGAGCCATGGTGACCTGGAGAAAGCTCTGGCCTGGGCCCCTGGGGATTCCTCTTAGAGggatcactttattttatttttttttgagccagagtcccgctctgtcacccaggctggagtgtagtggtgccatcttggctcactgcaaactccgcctcctgggttcaagcgattctcctgcctcggcctctggagtagctgggattacaggcgcctgccaccacacccagctaatttttgcatttttagtaaagacagggtttctccatgttaaccaggttggtctcgaactcctgacctcaggtgatctgcccacctcgacctcccaaaatgttcggattacaggcataagccaccacgcccggcctgagagATCACTTTAGTTCTCTCAGGGATCACTTTAGCTCTCTCGTTCATTGCTGGGCAAACACAGGGTACTTGGGAGAGGGGTTAGGAGGTGGAGATCAAAGGCTGTGGCCACCACCCAGCTTGATGTGGgtgacaagaaaacaaacaatccttAGGGTGATAAGAGGTCCACCCTGGAAGGGGCACAGATGAGTGGCtcctgcctcaattttctccagaGTTTTCCTAGGAAAACCGGTATGAGTGGGCCCAGCAAAGAAGCGGGGGAGGAGGCAAGGTCTCTTGGGTGATGGAGCAGCTTGTGCAAAGGCAGAGTAGacaattcactcattcatttattcaactatCTGTTCAGTACCTACCATATGCCAGCCCCATGTttggtgctggggatacaggcataaacaacaaaaacagacccCGCCCCATCCTCACACAGCCAATCACGAAGATTGATGTTAATCAAAGAATCACACAAATAAGAAATGACAGGAGACAACTATGCTGGGAAAATGACTCACATAGGGAGTAAGGAAAGACTTCTCTGTGGAGGTGACAGCTGAGCAGAGAAGAAGCTGGCGGACATGGGAAGCGGGCTGGAATCGGTGGATGGGAATTGGGGAAGGAGGCCACTTTCCCCAGTGAGGAAACCAATGCCAGAGCTCTGGGCAGGAGGGGATAGGGCATGCGGAGACAGAGAGTGGGgttggaggagaagggaggaagcaGAGGCCACGTGGGTGAACCTGGACAGGTGTGGAAGGTGTGGAAGGTGTGGAGAGAGGAAGCTGTGCTTCTGCAAATGTGGCCTCTAGACCTCCCTAACCTTGTGTGGAAAATAGATTCTTGGACTCTTCTCCAGCAACTGAATCTCAGTCTCTGGGGCTAAGACCCAGAAGGAAGGTGTGGTATTGACAAGCCCTCAGGTGGCTGTTCTGCAAGCCAGGTTTGAGAGCCATCCATCCTGTTTGTCCAGATGGGCAGGAGTAGCGGTCAAAGACCAGACCCTGCAAGTTGTATTTAGACTTAAGTAGAAGCACAGAGGAGAGGGCACATTTACATTTCGGAAAGATCATCCTGGATGTTGAAGGATGGGATGGAAACAAAGCAACAGTCAGAGGGAGGAGTGCTGTAGGAATCAACTTATATGGCTTTCTGGAGGGGGTGGAACTGTGTGAACAAAAACCAGgtctggggttggggaggagggagaggggtcCACAGTAGGGGGCACAGGGActtgtgggaggtgatgggaCCATACTGTATCTTGGTTGTGGGGTTGGATGCACAACTGTGTGTGTTTCTTAGGACTCACAGAAAGGTACactcaaggctgg
It encodes the following:
- the GRB7 gene encoding growth factor receptor-bound protein 7 isoform X1, whose amino-acid sequence is MELDLSPPHLGSSPEDLCPAPGTPPGTPQPPDTPLPEEVKRSQPLLIPTTGRKLREEERRATSLPSIPNPFPELCSPPSQSPILGGPSSARGLLPRDASRPHVVKVYSEDGACRSVEVAAGATARHVCEMLVQRAHALSDETWGLVECHPHLALERGLEDHESVVEVQAAWPVGGDSRFIFRKNFAKYELFKSSPHSLFPEKMVSSCLDAHTGISHEDLIQNFLNAGSFPEIQGFLQLRGSGRKLWKRFFCFLRRSGLYYSTKGTSKDPRHLQYVADVNESNVYVVTQGRKLYGMPTDFGFCVKPNKLRNGHKGLRIFCSEDEQSRTCWLAAFRLFKYGVQLYKNYQQAQSRHLHPSCLGSPPLRSVSDNTLVAMDFSGHAGRVIENPREALSVALEEAQAWRKKTNHRLSLPTPASGTSLSAAIHRTQLWFHGRISREESQRLIGQQGLVDGLFLVRESQRNPQGFVLSLCHLQKVKHYLILPSEEEGRLYFSMDDGQTRFTDLLQLVEFHQLNRGILPCLLRHCCTRVAL
- the GRB7 gene encoding growth factor receptor-bound protein 7 isoform X2, encoding MELDLSPPHLGSSPEDLCPAPGTPPGTPQPPDTPLPEEVKRSQPLLIPTTGRKLREEERRATSLPSIPNPFPELCSPPSQSPILGGPSSARGLLPRDASRPHVVKVYSEDGACRSVEVAAGATARHVCEMLVQRAHALSDETWGLVECHPHLALERGLEDHESVVEVQAAWPVGGDSRFIFRKNFAKYELFKSSPHSLFPEKMVSSCLDAHTGISHEDLIQNFLNAGSFPEIQGFLQLRGSGRKLWKRFFCFLRRSGLYYSTKGTSKDPRHLQYVADVNESNVYVVTQGRKLYGMPTDFGFCVKPNKLRNGHKGLRIFCSEDEQSRTCWLAAFRLFKYGVQLYKNYQQAQSRHLHPSCLGSPPLRSVSDNTLVAMDFSGHAGRVIENPREALSVALEEAQAWRKKTNHRLSLPTPASGTSLSAACSWSGRVSGTPRALSSLCATCRK